TAGATGTAGCTTTCTCTCCGCAAGGCTTGGATTTGCTAAGAGTGTAAGCGTTAAGACAACTCAACGTTTTGCAAGTAAAAGGATGATTCAACAATCCAAGATATTTAACAATAAAGGGCTAGAGTCCACAAACTATATCCAGAGGAAATGCGGTAGCTCGCCTGGATTTTAAACGTCCCAGCAGGATCAATACTTTGAACCCACCACCGTTCCTTATGCAATGTACCTTGCGAGTGTGCAGCAGCTCACCTCCCATACAGGGGAAAGCTCCAGTTAAGATGAGCCTATATGTGTTTTATAGAGAATATTCTCGGGTAGCTGTATTGGAATGAAGGAGATATCAAGGAGGCCTGTCAGTTCAAAGCTTTTTAGGGTTGTTTGAAAATCCTCTTCACGTCAAAGTAAGCAGCCCTAGTATTTGAACAGCTGCTTTGAACAGTGAAAAGGGCTGAGCTGAATCAAAACACTGCAGTGTCTGCCCAAGACACTGCATCACCTTCAACCTGCTTTTATACGGGCAGAGAAAGGAAATAAAGGCTGCAGAGCCCTCTAATCCAGCAGGGTCAGTTACCAAAGAAAGGGGACACATGACTGTCTCTTTCACATCCCGAGCTCCTTGGACCTAAACCAGCCCCAATTTGGGGGCTCAAACTGAAATCAGCACCAGTCACACAGGAACCACAGAGGAGCAGACAATCAAGAGCTCTCCCCGCTCATGAGCTCTCCGATAGCGGTTTCCTccacagggggagctgggagttaAGGATGCTTAAGAAACAGTATTAATGACAAGGAtaacaatgatgatgatgatggggaCGAGGAGGCGGAGTTTGCATCGCCTCTGAATTCACCGTTCGCACTCTGCGCTCTTTCCAGCTGTGAACGTATAGATGTTAAtgtcactgggggagggggagcagtagGGGGAAAGGGGTTTTTACACCGTGTTCATACTTTTGCAATTGTGTGATTACCAGGAGCCTTTGATATCTGCCGGTGATTTATTAGGGGTATTAAACACGCGGAACAGCGATTGTATACGTCGTCCCTGGCTCTTCGTCTGTGCAtaactggaggggagggggagagcgagagagacGCAGGGAACTTTTAAGTTGCATAAGGCTGATTTCAGATTGCTTCACCGTATACAGAAATTCTAATGTCTGGTGCCTGCTCTCTGCTCAGTCTCTTGTGTGTTTTGTCCAGTTGAGAGGTAAGTTTCGCCAAATAGAAATATTAGTTGGGGATAAATATGTGAGATACACCTGCCTTAGGTTATGGCAGAAGTGACTTTCTCGTTGACTTTCTAAGGATAACACTTGTAACCACCCCGAGGCACATACATACGCTTTAAAAACTGGACTTGCAAATAAGCCATTCTGTAGCCTGGGTCCTGAAGTACTTTCATTCGGTATTTGAAGAAAAGCCAGTTCAAATTCAGCCTTGAAAAAGGATTTCCGCCCAATAGTAAATAAGACCAGTGCTTTTCTCCTGGTGTATGCTATGCTGTGGTTCTATTCAGGCGCTGTTGGTTGTTTTAGTGGAAGTTTGTTgtaggttttgctttttttttattcccaCGGAATGGACTATACCTGATTTGACAAACTGCACCAGCATTTCAGCATCAAACTGTAAATGTCCTTAAAACATGACCAAAAATATGATTTCTATCGTGGAAACAATTCAGAGACAAAAAGTATAAACTGACTTTTCATAGATACCTGCAGAACAGACAGCATTGCTCTTTGCTTGTCTTCCTCACACCACAGGAGAGGAAAAATTTCGAGCAGAATCTCCCCTTCCTTGCTGCTTAAATGATTTTCACACGGGCTAAATTGACTCCTGGTTGAATAATCTCTTAATATGCCGTTAAACTAACTAAGGAAACAACGGCCCCCGCAGGAGTATCTTGCTAACACTAAATAACCTGTTTATGCTGTCTCTCTGTATATGTTTGTGTGCACCAGCCCGtccacacactcacacagagGACCATTTCCAGCCAAACAGACTTTCAAGGTCTGTATGTTAAGTATGGTGATTTATAAACAACTCTCAGAAGAAAGCTGGTTCTTGTTAGTAGTAATAAATTCTCCAGTCTGCCCTATTGTACTATTTTGATTAAGATACTTTGAGTCTACAGcgcaacccccttcccccagtagTTTATTTTCAAGATAAAGCTTTGGTTACCACTTAAAAATGGGAAACGAACTCTTTACCACGGCTAACCCGAGTACCGCTCATTCCTAAGAGATCCGCATCCAGTTCCACAATGTCCTTCTTTCCTGTTCGAGCAGCAACTTGTTTATCTTTTTGTTAGCGCGCAGAAAACGGAGTCGCTGAAGCTGATCTGTAAACATTCCTGTCCCCCAGTGCCTGGGGAAGCCTAACACTGCCGGACTGCCGTGGTTTTGTGATTTGCAAGGTATTAAGCCCTGAAATTCTTTGCTGGGTGTTTTGTCCCGGATAGcacctgctgctggggcagtttgGGAATTGCCAGAGCCTCTTGTCCTCCCCAGAGTGCAGCAGCACCCGTCATCACCCTCTTGCATTGTGGCCCGGGAGCAGCGAGTTTCCCCGGGGCTTCTGGGTGTAAAGACTATAGCGGAATCGCATTCGCCCACCCGCTCGGATCTTTCCAACCCATCCCTATATCTACAAACCAGCAGGCTCTGgttcttttttaaagtgtggctAACaaagttgcattttaaaaaaatcgtaAGGAGTCGGCGCGTggatggaaggggggaggggaggaaattcACCACGAGTCAACAGAGCAGCATTGATGAAGCGCTAGTGTGACTTACAGAGCGAACAAATTACTGTGGTAAAGTGATCTCACTCTTGTACCAGTGCCATCCTTGCAATCCAGCCCGTGCTTAAAGATATTCCAGTCAACAGCTCGCGCTCTGCGCAGCGTGTGCGTGCACAAAAGCAAACAGCGTTTAAAGCATGCAACGAGCCAGCCAGGTTTGCAATGATGCAAGCAACAGGAGAACAACATGCATCTCCTCCAGGACTTGCATTGTGTATGGCTAGAGTAGAGTGTACTTGCTTCTCCTGTGTTCAGAGGGTTTAGCAGGGTCGGTGCGCTGAGAATCATCCCCTCCCCCGCATCTCCCCCTTTCTTCCCCGGTCCATGTGGTTGCAAGCAGCCaagctcctttcccccctttagAGTTTGGTTACAAAAAGGGAGCGAGCGGTTGTGGGGCGGGGTGTCGGCGCCGCGGCTGGGGCCAATCGGTGGTTCCCCCGGAGCCGGTTGCTAGAGGTCTCCACGTAAATCAAAGCGGTGGGAGCCAATGGGTGGGCGCGGGAGGGAGGAGCCGGGACGCGTGCCTTTGCAGTGGGCTCTGCCAAGAGGACTTGGGGGGGAGCGAAAGGAGAGAGGAGCCCGAGGCGAAAAAGTAGCTGTCAAATGCGCGGCTCCTTTAACCAGAGCGATCAGTCCGGCTCGGAGAGTCATGGCGACCACAGCGTCTAACCACTACAGCCTGCTCACCTCCAGCTCTTCCATGGTGCATGCGGAGCCGCCGGGGAGCATGCAGCCGGGCGCCGGCTACAGGGATGCACAGACGCTGGTGCAGCCGGACTACACGCTGCAGAGCAACGGGCACCCGCTCAGCCACGCTCACCAGTGGATCACGGCGCTGTCCCACGGtgggggaggcggcggcggcggggacTCGCCCTGGTCCACCAGCCCCCTGGGCCAGCAGGACATCAAGCCCTCGGTGGTGCAGTCCGGGGGCCGGGGGGACgagctgcagcagcaccagcagcagcagcaccagcagcagcaggggagaccGCCCCACCTGGTGCACCACGCCGGCAGCCACCACGCCGCCGCCGGGGCATGGAGGACGGGCGCCTCGGCTCACCTGCCGCCCAGCATGGCCTCCTCCAACGGGGGGCAAGCGGGGCTGCTGTACTCCCAGCCGCCGGGCTTCACGGTCAACGGGATGCTGAGCTCCGGCCAGCCGGGCTTGCACCACCACGGCCTGAGGGATGCCCACGATGAGCAGCAGCACCACGGCGGAGAGCACCCCGGGGGGCACCCGCAGCAGCACCCTccgcaccagcagcagcagcaccccggGGGCGGCGGCGGGGGCCACCACGACCCCCACTCGGACGAGGACACGCCGACCTCGGACGACCTGGAGCAGTTCGCCAAGCAGTTCAAGCAGCGCCGGATCAAACTGGGATTTACCCAAGCGGACGTGGGCTTGGCCCTGGGCACCCTGTACGGGAACGTCTTCTCGCAGACCACCATCTGCAGGTTCGAGGCCCTGCAGCTGAGCTTCAAGAACATGTGCAAGCTGAAGCCTTTGTTGAACAAGTGGTTGGAGGAGGCGGACTCGTCTTCGGGCAGCCCCACCAGCATAGACAAGATCGCAGCCCAGGGGCGCAAGAGGAAAAAGCGCACCTCCATCGAGGTGAGCGTCAAGGGCGCCCTGGAGAGCCACTTCCTCAAGTGCCCCAAGCCCTCTGCCCAGGAGATCACCTCGCTGGCGGACAGCCTACAGCTGGAGAAAGAGGTGGTGCGAGTGTGGTTTTGTAACAGGAGACAGAAAGAGAAACGCATGACTCCCCCGGGAGGGACTCTGCCCGGAGCCGAGGATGTATATGGGGCAAGTAGGGACACTCCACCACACCACGGGGTGCAGACGCCTGTGCAGTGAACTCACATGGGGGTTGGCGGGGGGGAAACCCCTCCAACTTTTGattgttcttattttttttttatttttttattttttacgtTTTCTCCTatcttaaaaacagaacaaaaaaacctgcactgGACTATCCCGTAAACGGTAGCAGGTGAAATGATGTGTTTTGATCTTTACAGGCGAGTGCCCATGCAATGGAGTGGAGTGAGTATCACACACAGACACGAGACAGACAGATACACGCACAGTGTCAGGCACTGAGAGAAATCTTTCACAAAAACTAAATTAATTACGAAAAAAGAATGGAATCGACTCTGAGCCCCGCTAAACACAAAGGCAGCTTTAATCTTGGAATGATGCTCGGTCTAGGCACATGCTGCTGTGTTTATTTGATGTGGCTCCCCATTAGGAATAAAAAAACGAATCCCTTTTGATGTAGACAGTATTTAACCGTTTGAATTTGCACTGCAAGAAAATTGAAGTTTACattaacaaatacattttttcttaCCTTGATTTTGCAAATGACTTGCATTTCCCACGGTGAGCGTTAGGCAACCATTGGCCAGTCTACAAAATGTTACTGTGTTATAGCCCTTGCTTTCTTTATGTGTATATGTGAACTTTTGTTATAAACAAGTCTTCTTACATATGTGTaatgtttattttctccttttaccatagcaaatatatataaacacaaacaACTTCCACTTTCAAGAGAGCTGACTCTCACAAACGCTTAAGACGTGCCTTCAGAGGCAAGAGTCCAGTTTGGAAGAGAATAATGAAAACCAATGACGTAAACTTCATTTTCAGGCAGTGTTTTGGGGTTGGggacagtaaaagaaaaaatgaatagTGACTGATTGCTTCATTTTAGGGAGGAAGGCCCGTTGTGAAAGCGCTCGGAGGAAATGTTTTGGAGGTTAAATGTGTGTCCAGAGTTTTCTAACAGAAAGAAAGTGACACTTTGAAGAGAacctggagggtgggggagatttAACTTCAGACACCCCATATGTAAAGTTCTCTGTGTGCTTTTAGTATTCCTAAATACATCGCACTGGAGTAGATGTGCTGATGTCAGCCTCTAAACTTTGTTTTATTGAGCAGTTTCAACAAAAAGATATAAACAGAAAGAACGGAGAACTTGCATATATATACGTAACACATAACACACGGTTCTGTCTGCATGTCTAGTGCATTTATTGTTGCTTTACtttccatatttatttttccGCTCATATATAACAATCCCACGCCCTTTGCTCAACTCGCTGCTCCATTCATTGCACGAAAGGACTAGTTTAAGTTGGGCAGCCTTAATCTTTTTCACTGGGGGGAACCAAATGGATtgggaaaatgccatttttaattCCTCTTTTCTCCCCTTCGTTGATAGCTTTAAAGTGCATTTCTTGACATTAGCTTGACGGGAAACGGTTAACTTtccaaaaacacaaaaacaaaaggcTACGGAGGGGAAGAAAACTTGAAACAGTGGCTGTGTATGAGATGGGGGGACTTTAAACTGTGCTAGCTACAAATTCACAAATGAACTATCTAATCAGCACAAAAGGGCGCTGTCATAGGGGAAAAAAGCTTTTTCATAATATGAAAAGTTTGCTTAGTTGAATGTTTGGCAATTATGGAGAAAAAAATGTGAAACATTCTCTCGATGAACTATCAGCTCAACAGTGAATTCAGTAGGTAGGGCTTTAGAATATGTTTCTCATTGTCTCTTTAAGCGCCTGTCACATCTGGTTGTCTCTTATTTTCTTGGTGAGCAAATGGCGAGTTCTATTAGGCATATTTATTTGTCTTTATTCTGTTTTTTCCAACGATTGTCATAATGATACAGGCACTGAGCTTTTTTTTGGATGTATTCAGCTGTTTGCTATTTAGAGTGCTGAGGACTAGCTCCCAGTGAAATGATTCAGATCAGGGCAGATCCAGTGGTAAAGGGAGGAAATGAACTTTCAGACACATTAATATGTGGGTAAGGTCAGAAAAACAGAGTTCAGAGGATGTTTGTGAAAAAGCCTCTAACTCTAAATAGGtttacttaaaataataataataaaaaagttacCACGCAAACCTTACCACTATGTATATATGTTTAATATTTGTCCTTTGAAATGCAGAAAtagtttaaatgttttctttgtctatttttctttgtttcttttttttaaaatgctacccAGGGAAATATTTTCATATCATTTTTTAAGTGGCCTGCCTCAAtgtatatttatttcttttaaagcaaACAGGTTCTGGAAACTGTTTTTCTGTAGCTTTAAATGAGTAGGTAAACAAAATCTATATgggatgtaatttttttaattattattttgtttccGTCTCTAAAAACACTTTGTTTTGGTACATTTGGATGTGcttgtggggaaaaataaaaacGCAGAGATCCTTATATATTTATGttaaagtaatattttattaTCTACATAAAACAGAAATGCACAATACCTTCATAGTTTGTTCTACTTATTGAAATAtctgtaatttgtttttaaagatagCACTGATTTGCATAGCTCTTAAAATCTGGAGGGGAGGCGAACACCCTAGTACCTATACTGAGTTGTACTTCCTTTGTACTTAATGGGATTTTGGAGTATATCGACAGGTCCCCCGTTTATAACGTCCAGAGTCTTTTAGCTTAGCACACGAGGCCGTTTTCATTTTGTCTTGCCAAATCTAACCGCGGCAGTATATTTTTAAGCATTGAATCCCATGCTTGTAGGAGTGTCCTGCCTTTGAGGCTTCTCTAAAGAGCTCTGCTTTCGAAGCTAGTAGTCCCGTTCTCGCTGAAAGCATGGGGGAGAGTGGCGAATACTTACTCCTCTCTGGTCAACTCTTAATTTAAGAGCAAAGGCGGAGCTTAATTATAAGGAGTCCTGTTAAAAACAACTAGATTTAAAGAAAAGAGCTGTCCAGTGACTTCCGGGGGGATGCACACGCCTAGAACTCCGTGTTGTCTGGGTTGGGAAAACGAGTTGAATTTTGAATCGATTTAGAAAGCGGAGTGTTAGCTGGTTCCAGTGGCCCTGAAGTGAGTATAAAGGAACAATGCTGTATAAAAAAGTAACAAGTAGTCTAGTAATGGCGATGGCGGGCGCGGGGGGATGGGAAGCGGTTAGATACAGCTGCGCTGTTTGTAACAAATTGGTCACTTTCAAGTGAAAGAGCTCCATGTTAAAGGAGCCCCTTTTGGAGCC
This genomic window from Emys orbicularis isolate rEmyOrb1 chromosome 3, rEmyOrb1.hap1, whole genome shotgun sequence contains:
- the POU3F2 gene encoding POU domain, class 3, transcription factor 2, translating into MATTASNHYSLLTSSSSMVHAEPPGSMQPGAGYRDAQTLVQPDYTLQSNGHPLSHAHQWITALSHGGGGGGGGDSPWSTSPLGQQDIKPSVVQSGGRGDELQQHQQQQHQQQQGRPPHLVHHAGSHHAAAGAWRTGASAHLPPSMASSNGGQAGLLYSQPPGFTVNGMLSSGQPGLHHHGLRDAHDEQQHHGGEHPGGHPQQHPPHQQQQHPGGGGGGHHDPHSDEDTPTSDDLEQFAKQFKQRRIKLGFTQADVGLALGTLYGNVFSQTTICRFEALQLSFKNMCKLKPLLNKWLEEADSSSGSPTSIDKIAAQGRKRKKRTSIEVSVKGALESHFLKCPKPSAQEITSLADSLQLEKEVVRVWFCNRRQKEKRMTPPGGTLPGAEDVYGASRDTPPHHGVQTPVQ